A single region of the Enterococcus mundtii genome encodes:
- the uvrB gene encoding excinuclease ABC subunit UvrB, producing MIERDTSRHFELVSKYQPAGDQPEAIKQLVEGVNEGKKAQILLGATGTGKTYTISNLIEKVNKPTLIIAHNKTLAGQLYGEFKEFFPNNAVEYFVSYYDYYQPEAYVPSSDTYIEKDSSVNDEIDKLRHSATSSLLERNDVIVIASVSCIFGLGSPFEYQKQVVSIRQGAEMDRNQLIRDLVSIQFERNDIDFQRGRFRVRGDVVEIFPASRDERALRVEFFGDEVERIREVNALTGEVLGETEHVAIFPATHFVTDDDHMEHAVANIKAELEQRLTVLRNENKLLEAQRLEQRTNYDIEMMLEMGYTSGIENYSRHMDGRKEGEPPYTLLDFLPEDALMVIDESHVTMPQIRGMYNGDRARKQMLVDYGFRLPSALDNRPLRLEEFEKHVNQIVYVSATPGPYEYEQTDTVVQQIIRPTGLLDPVIEVRPIMGQIDDLVGEINERVEKDQRVFVTTLTKKMSEDLTDYFKELGIKVKYLHSDIKTLERTEIIRDLRLGEFDVLVGINLLREGLDVPEVSLVAILDADKEGFLRSERSLVQTIGRAARNSEGKVIMYADRVTDSMRLAMDETSRRRSIQQQYNEEHGNVPKTIIKEIRDLISITKESEDDAKETVQVSYEEMTREEKATLLMKLEKEMKDAAKALDFETAANVRDMILELKASE from the coding sequence ATGATTGAAAGAGATACCTCCCGTCATTTCGAGTTGGTGTCAAAATACCAACCAGCCGGCGATCAACCAGAAGCGATCAAGCAGTTGGTCGAAGGTGTAAATGAGGGTAAAAAAGCGCAGATTTTATTAGGTGCGACCGGAACAGGGAAAACCTATACGATATCTAATTTGATCGAAAAAGTAAATAAACCAACTTTGATCATTGCACATAATAAGACACTAGCTGGCCAATTATATGGGGAATTCAAAGAGTTCTTTCCGAATAATGCGGTCGAATATTTTGTTTCTTACTATGATTATTATCAACCAGAAGCCTATGTACCTTCGAGTGATACGTACATTGAAAAAGATTCAAGTGTCAACGATGAAATCGATAAATTGCGTCATTCCGCCACAAGTTCATTGTTAGAACGAAATGACGTGATCGTGATTGCTTCGGTTTCTTGTATTTTTGGATTAGGTTCACCATTCGAATATCAAAAACAAGTCGTGTCGATCAGACAAGGTGCGGAGATGGACCGTAATCAATTGATCCGAGATCTAGTCAGCATCCAATTTGAGCGAAACGATATTGATTTTCAGCGCGGTCGTTTTCGAGTGCGTGGTGATGTCGTGGAGATCTTTCCGGCTTCACGTGATGAGCGAGCATTACGCGTGGAATTTTTTGGTGATGAGGTCGAAAGAATCCGTGAGGTGAATGCGTTGACAGGTGAAGTATTAGGCGAAACAGAGCACGTCGCTATTTTCCCAGCCACTCACTTTGTGACCGATGACGATCATATGGAACATGCGGTCGCAAATATCAAAGCAGAACTGGAACAACGCTTGACTGTGTTACGTAATGAGAACAAATTACTAGAGGCGCAACGCTTAGAACAACGGACGAACTATGACATCGAGATGATGTTAGAGATGGGCTATACTTCAGGGATCGAAAACTATTCACGTCATATGGATGGTCGTAAAGAAGGCGAACCGCCGTATACGTTATTAGATTTCTTACCTGAGGATGCGCTGATGGTCATTGATGAATCTCATGTGACGATGCCACAGATCCGTGGAATGTATAACGGAGACCGTGCGAGAAAACAAATGCTAGTCGATTATGGCTTCCGCTTGCCATCTGCACTAGATAACCGTCCTTTGCGTCTAGAAGAATTTGAGAAACATGTCAACCAGATCGTCTATGTTTCAGCTACTCCTGGACCTTATGAGTACGAACAAACAGACACAGTGGTCCAACAAATCATTCGACCAACAGGATTATTAGACCCAGTCATCGAAGTACGACCGATCATGGGTCAAATCGATGATCTAGTTGGTGAGATCAATGAGCGGGTCGAAAAAGATCAACGGGTGTTCGTGACCACGTTGACGAAAAAGATGTCAGAAGACTTGACCGATTACTTCAAAGAGTTAGGGATCAAAGTGAAATACTTGCATAGTGATATCAAAACATTAGAACGAACAGAGATCATTCGCGACCTTCGTTTAGGTGAGTTCGATGTATTAGTTGGTATCAACTTACTACGTGAAGGATTAGATGTCCCTGAAGTATCGTTAGTCGCTATTTTAGATGCCGATAAAGAAGGGTTCTTACGAAGTGAACGTTCGTTAGTCCAAACCATCGGACGTGCGGCACGTAACTCAGAAGGTAAAGTCATCATGTATGCGGACAGAGTCACTGATTCTATGCGTTTGGCCATGGACGAAACGTCAAGACGTCGTAGTATCCAGCAACAATACAATGAGGAACATGGTAATGTTCCGAAAACGATCATCAAAGAAATCCGAGACTTGATCTCGATTACGAAAGAATCAGAAGATGATGCAAAAGAAACGGTACAAGTTTCTTATGAAGAGATGACAAGAGAAGAAAAAGCAACACTATTGATGAAACTAGAAAAAGAAATGAAAGATGCAGCGAAAGCATTGGATTTCGAGACTGCAGCCAATGTGCGTGATATGATTCTTGAATTAAAAGCATCTGAGTAG
- a CDS encoding amino acid ABC transporter ATP-binding protein has protein sequence MTEKILVEHLVKKYGDNTVLNDINVSINEGDVVCVIGPSGSGKSTFLRCLNRLEDPTSGDIIIDGAHLMDKNTDINLVRQHIGMVFQHFNLFPHLSVLENIVLAPMDLKKLSREEAEKKAIKLLETVGLEDKKDMYPDNLSGGQKQRVAIARALAMNPDIMLFDEPTSALDPEMVGDVLNVMKKLAKQGMTMVIVTHEMGFAKEVANRVMFIDGGNFLEDGTPQQIFENPQNERTKDFLDKVLDI, from the coding sequence ATGACAGAAAAAATCTTAGTCGAACATCTTGTAAAAAAATATGGAGACAACACTGTCTTGAACGACATCAACGTGTCGATCAATGAAGGCGATGTTGTTTGTGTGATCGGACCTTCTGGTTCAGGTAAAAGTACTTTTTTACGTTGTTTGAACCGTTTAGAAGATCCGACATCCGGTGATATCATCATTGATGGTGCTCATTTGATGGATAAAAACACAGATATCAACTTAGTAAGACAACATATTGGCATGGTATTCCAGCATTTCAATCTTTTCCCACATCTTTCTGTGTTGGAAAACATCGTTTTAGCACCGATGGATCTAAAGAAACTCTCTCGTGAGGAAGCAGAGAAAAAAGCAATCAAATTGTTAGAAACAGTTGGTTTAGAAGACAAAAAAGATATGTACCCAGATAACTTATCTGGTGGACAAAAACAACGGGTTGCTATCGCTCGTGCATTAGCTATGAATCCCGATATCATGCTCTTTGATGAACCTACTTCAGCCTTGGACCCAGAAATGGTCGGCGATGTATTGAATGTCATGAAAAAATTAGCGAAACAAGGAATGACTATGGTCATCGTGACACATGAAATGGGCTTTGCTAAAGAAGTCGCTAACCGTGTCATGTTTATAGATGGCGGCAACTTCCTTGAAGATGGCACACCACAACAAATCTTTGAAAATCCGCAAAATGAGCGAACGAAAGATTTCTTGGATAAAGTATTAGATATCTGA
- the lacG gene encoding 6-phospho-beta-galactosidase, whose amino-acid sequence MLKLPEDFIFGGATAAYQVEGATKEGGKGEVAWDEFLEKQGRFSPDPASDFYHQYEKDIELCEKFGVNGLRLSIAWSRIFPDGTGKVNEEGVAFYHKVFAACEKHGVLPFVTLHHFDTPKVLFDQGDFLNRDNIEAFVAYAKFCFKEFKEVRYWSTFNEIYPVATNQYLLGIFPPGITYDFTKIIACLHNMMYAHARVVNLFKDEGYAGEIGVVHSLETKYPASDALEDQHAAFLDDALSIRFLLDATYLGYYSDETLSALAEICEANDASYEFPEEDLAEMKRASHRNDYLGINHYQCHFVKAYHGENAIHHNGTGDKGTSIYKVKGIGERIYKEGIPRTDWDWLIYPEGLYDLLLRIKEDYPHYNKIYITENGMGFKDQFDDGVIMDQPRIEYLKVYLESLSQAISAGVNVKGYFLWSLMDLFSWSNGYNKRYGLFYVDFETQKRYPKESAYWYKFVSETKTII is encoded by the coding sequence ATGCTGAAATTACCAGAAGATTTTATTTTTGGCGGAGCAACAGCGGCATACCAAGTAGAAGGTGCAACAAAAGAAGGCGGAAAAGGTGAAGTTGCTTGGGACGAGTTTTTAGAGAAACAAGGAAGATTCAGTCCTGATCCGGCAAGTGATTTCTATCATCAATATGAAAAAGATATTGAATTATGTGAGAAGTTTGGTGTGAATGGGTTACGTTTATCCATTGCGTGGAGTCGTATTTTTCCTGATGGAACTGGGAAAGTCAATGAAGAGGGTGTGGCATTTTACCATAAGGTCTTTGCAGCTTGTGAGAAACATGGTGTACTTCCTTTTGTGACGCTCCATCATTTTGATACTCCGAAAGTTTTATTTGATCAAGGTGATTTTTTAAATAGAGACAATATAGAAGCATTTGTTGCATATGCAAAATTTTGCTTTAAAGAATTTAAAGAAGTGCGTTACTGGAGTACCTTCAACGAGATTTATCCAGTGGCAACGAATCAATATTTATTAGGGATTTTCCCACCAGGAATCACCTATGATTTTACCAAAATCATTGCTTGTTTGCATAACATGATGTATGCGCACGCAAGAGTGGTGAACTTGTTCAAGGACGAGGGATACGCCGGTGAAATTGGTGTGGTTCATTCCTTAGAAACGAAATATCCTGCATCGGACGCTTTGGAAGATCAACATGCAGCATTCTTAGATGATGCGTTGTCGATCCGTTTTCTCTTAGATGCCACTTACTTAGGATATTACTCTGATGAAACATTGTCAGCACTTGCTGAGATTTGTGAAGCGAACGACGCAAGTTATGAGTTTCCTGAAGAGGATCTGGCGGAGATGAAGCGTGCCTCACATCGTAATGATTACTTGGGGATCAACCATTATCAATGCCACTTTGTCAAAGCGTATCATGGAGAGAATGCGATCCATCATAATGGCACAGGGGACAAAGGAACTTCTATTTATAAAGTAAAAGGAATTGGGGAACGGATCTATAAAGAAGGGATCCCTCGAACGGATTGGGACTGGTTGATCTATCCAGAAGGGTTATATGATCTATTGTTACGTATCAAGGAAGATTATCCCCACTACAATAAAATCTACATCACTGAAAATGGGATGGGATTCAAAGATCAGTTCGATGATGGTGTGATCATGGACCAACCACGGATCGAATATTTGAAAGTTTATTTAGAATCATTGAGCCAAGCTATATCTGCTGGAGTCAACGTGAAAGGCTATTTCCTATGGTCGTTAATGGATTTGTTCTCTTGGTCAAATGGTTACAATAAACGATACGGACTCTTCTATGTCGATTTCGAAACACAAAAACGTTACCCTAAAGAGTCCGCCTATTGGTACAAATTCGTCAGTGAAACAAAAACAATCATTTAA
- a CDS encoding DeoR/GlpR family DNA-binding transcription regulator gives MLKRERLLTISEMVNKKGILTVSEIIEQLNVSDMTVRRDLDELEKSGKLLRIHGGAQSLTYTLDQELSHTEKSVMQIKEKQQIAATAAQLINEGDTVFLGPGTTIELLASHLIHRKLRIITNNYAVFEVLAQAEVPEILLIGGDFRKNTGAFVGPITNDNLRKLKFTKSFISANGVHNEAISTYSTEEGEAQQIALNHSKNKYLLVDHQKFNRDDFYIFYQLHDFDLLITDPHIKSHVKDHYSQYVQIKLAESLENEL, from the coding sequence ATGTTAAAAAGAGAGCGCTTACTAACAATTAGTGAGATGGTGAATAAAAAAGGAATTTTAACGGTCAGTGAGATCATCGAACAATTGAATGTCTCTGATATGACCGTTCGTCGAGATTTGGATGAGCTAGAAAAGTCAGGAAAATTATTGCGTATCCATGGCGGGGCTCAAAGTCTTACCTATACCCTCGACCAAGAATTATCACATACAGAAAAATCAGTCATGCAAATCAAAGAAAAGCAACAGATTGCAGCAACTGCTGCACAGTTGATCAATGAAGGCGATACAGTCTTTTTGGGCCCAGGAACGACGATCGAGTTATTAGCTTCTCACTTGATCCACAGAAAATTGCGGATCATTACGAATAATTATGCCGTTTTTGAAGTGTTAGCCCAAGCAGAAGTTCCCGAAATTTTGTTGATCGGTGGCGATTTTCGAAAAAACACTGGTGCATTTGTCGGCCCCATCACCAACGATAACCTCAGAAAACTGAAGTTCACCAAATCTTTTATCAGCGCTAACGGTGTGCATAATGAAGCAATCTCAACCTATAGTACTGAAGAAGGCGAAGCCCAACAAATTGCATTGAACCATTCGAAAAATAAATACTTATTAGTGGATCACCAAAAATTTAATCGCGATGACTTTTATATCTTTTATCAATTACATGATTTCGATTTATTGATTACTGATCCACACATCAAGTCACATGTGAAAGATCATTATTCGCAATATGTCCAAATAAAATTAGCGGAATCGCTAGAAAATGAACTTTAG
- a CDS encoding amino acid ABC transporter substrate-binding protein/permease, whose amino-acid sequence MNYFFLESCVRNIFSPIIVKYGNYRNLYRRLFMKKRNMLQTFLFIMTGLVTFALHTPVQADETQSTTATSETMQKIEPKKDVYVIASDSAFAPFEYQNADGEYVGIDVSLMEAISEMHGFNIRMDFRGFSAALQALESGQADGMIAGMTITDERKKTFDFSDPYFQSGIQIAVKKGNTSIKSYEDLDGKTVGAKVGTESADFLVANQEKYGYEIKYFDAADQLYDSLRVGAIDAMMDDYPVIGYAIKNGQELETPIERETGGSYGFAVKKGENPELLQMFNEGLKELKRTGQYDEIINQYISTDESAAAPAVDESTLTGLIQNNYKALLKGLWQTILLTLISFALALVVGVIFGLFSVAPIRALRTVASIYVDIIRGIPMMVLAFFIFFGLPSIVGFTIPDFIAGIITLTLNASAYIAEIVRGGINAVPTGQMEASRSLGLSYNRTMQKIILPQAFKIMIPSFVNQFVISLKDTTIISAIGVVELLQTGRIIVARTTQSTYVYLIIAVMYLILITALTKFAKVLEKKVK is encoded by the coding sequence TTGAATTATTTTTTCTTGGAATCTTGTGTTAGGAATATCTTTTCGCCTATAATAGTTAAATATGGAAATTATCGAAATTTATATAGGAGGTTATTTATGAAAAAAAGAAACATGTTACAGACATTCCTTTTCATAATGACAGGACTTGTTACATTCGCTCTGCACACGCCTGTGCAAGCTGATGAGACGCAATCGACTACAGCAACTAGCGAGACGATGCAAAAAATAGAACCTAAAAAAGACGTTTATGTGATTGCAAGTGATTCGGCCTTCGCTCCATTCGAGTATCAAAATGCGGATGGCGAATATGTGGGGATCGATGTCAGCTTAATGGAAGCTATCTCAGAAATGCATGGGTTCAATATCCGCATGGACTTCCGCGGTTTCTCTGCTGCGTTACAAGCATTGGAATCTGGACAAGCAGATGGAATGATCGCGGGGATGACGATTACAGATGAACGTAAAAAAACGTTTGATTTTTCAGACCCTTATTTCCAAAGTGGTATCCAAATCGCAGTCAAAAAAGGTAATACTTCGATCAAGTCTTATGAAGACTTAGATGGAAAAACAGTCGGTGCGAAAGTCGGTACCGAAAGTGCAGATTTCTTGGTCGCTAACCAAGAGAAATATGGCTACGAAATCAAATATTTCGATGCTGCAGATCAACTATATGACAGTTTGAGAGTCGGAGCAATTGACGCAATGATGGATGACTATCCAGTAATCGGTTATGCGATCAAAAATGGTCAGGAATTAGAAACGCCGATCGAACGAGAAACTGGTGGCTCTTATGGTTTCGCAGTGAAAAAAGGAGAAAATCCTGAATTATTACAAATGTTCAACGAAGGATTAAAAGAATTAAAACGAACAGGTCAATATGATGAGATCATCAATCAATACATCTCTACAGACGAAAGTGCAGCAGCACCAGCTGTTGATGAATCGACATTGACTGGCTTGATCCAAAACAATTACAAAGCGCTATTGAAAGGCTTATGGCAAACGATCCTATTAACCTTGATTTCATTTGCACTAGCTTTAGTTGTCGGCGTAATCTTCGGTCTTTTCAGTGTTGCACCGATCCGCGCCTTACGAACAGTTGCCAGCATCTATGTAGATATCATTCGTGGAATCCCGATGATGGTACTTGCTTTCTTCATCTTTTTCGGTCTACCAAGTATCGTCGGCTTTACGATTCCTGACTTTATTGCAGGGATCATTACATTGACCTTGAACGCGAGTGCCTATATCGCTGAAATCGTACGTGGTGGGATCAATGCAGTTCCAACAGGACAAATGGAAGCTTCACGAAGTTTAGGTCTGTCTTATAACCGTACGATGCAAAAAATCATTTTACCACAAGCATTTAAAATCATGATTCCATCGTTTGTCAACCAATTCGTGATCTCATTGAAAGATACGACGATCATTTCAGCGATCGGTGTGGTCGAGTTGTTACAAACTGGACGAATCATCGTTGCTCGGACCACTCAAAGTACGTATGTTTACTTGATCATCGCAGTAATGTACTTGATCTTGATCACTGCATTGACGAAATTCGCGAAAGTTTTAGAAAAGAAGGTGAAATAA
- a CDS encoding HAD family hydrolase has protein sequence MKGIIFDFNGTMFQDSHLHEAAWVQMIHHYSKKELSDEDIVKNIHGRTNSEILNYFISPTLSKEEVEKLSNEKEAYYRTLCLEKPDDLVLTQGLIGTLDILKEEDIPITIATATVKENVEFYFEIFDLARWFEFDQVVYDDNTFPGKPQPDIFIKAAQKLALEPKDCLVIEDAYSGLLAAKRANIGTIIAIDPFGKNRQLFSDQELRKDGVIENFDDFYLNFFSTATSSKKR, from the coding sequence ATGAAAGGAATTATTTTTGATTTTAACGGGACGATGTTCCAAGACTCCCATTTACATGAAGCGGCTTGGGTCCAAATGATCCATCATTATTCTAAAAAAGAGCTTTCTGATGAAGACATTGTTAAAAATATCCATGGACGTACCAATAGCGAGATATTGAATTATTTTATCTCACCTACTTTATCTAAGGAAGAAGTCGAGAAACTATCAAACGAGAAAGAGGCATATTATCGCACTCTTTGCTTAGAAAAACCGGATGATTTAGTGCTTACGCAGGGATTGATCGGTACTTTGGATATATTGAAAGAGGAGGATATCCCGATCACCATCGCTACAGCGACAGTCAAAGAAAACGTTGAATTTTATTTCGAGATTTTCGATTTAGCGCGATGGTTTGAATTTGACCAAGTCGTTTACGATGATAATACTTTTCCAGGTAAACCACAACCTGATATCTTTATCAAAGCTGCCCAAAAATTGGCTCTTGAACCAAAAGACTGCTTGGTCATTGAAGATGCTTATTCTGGACTTTTAGCAGCCAAGCGTGCAAATATCGGTACGATCATCGCCATTGATCCATTTGGAAAAAATCGCCAGTTATTCTCCGATCAAGAACTAAGAAAAGATGGTGTGATAGAGAATTTTGATGATTTCTATCTCAATTTCTTCTCCACTGCAACTTCATCAAAAAAAAGATAG
- the dnaJ gene encoding molecular chaperone DnaJ, which yields MATKRDYYEVLGLSKGASEDEIKKAYRKLSKKYHPDINKEPDADEKFKEVSEAYEILSDPQKRAAYDQYGHAGTDPNYGAGGGGFGGFGGFSGGGAGFGGFEDIFDSFFGGGGRSVDPNAPRQGSDLQYTVNLSFEEAIFGVEKEIKYNREEICHTCSGNGAKPGTQPTTCHKCHGSGTINVERQTPLGRVMSRQTCDVCRGTGKEIKEPCPTCHGSGHEKKAHTVKVNVPAGVEEGQQMRLAGQGEAGENGGPFGDLYVVFRVEESDIFDRDGSEIYYELPLSFVQAALGDEVQVPTVHGDVKLKIPAGTQTGTNFRLRGKGAPRLRGGSTGDQHVRVKLITPKNLNEEQREALRAFAKAGGMHVQEQQEDGFFDKVKDAFGGKKRK from the coding sequence ATGGCAACAAAACGTGATTATTACGAAGTCTTGGGGCTGTCAAAGGGAGCTTCAGAAGACGAAATAAAAAAAGCTTATCGAAAGTTATCAAAGAAATACCATCCAGATATCAATAAAGAGCCTGATGCTGATGAAAAATTCAAAGAAGTTTCCGAGGCTTATGAGATTTTAAGTGATCCACAAAAACGTGCGGCTTACGATCAATACGGACATGCCGGAACTGATCCTAATTATGGCGCAGGTGGCGGCGGCTTTGGTGGCTTTGGCGGCTTCTCCGGTGGTGGAGCTGGCTTTGGTGGATTTGAAGATATTTTTGATTCGTTTTTTGGCGGTGGTGGAAGATCTGTTGATCCAAATGCCCCTCGTCAAGGATCAGATCTACAATATACAGTCAATTTATCCTTCGAAGAAGCAATCTTTGGGGTAGAAAAAGAAATCAAATACAACCGTGAAGAAATATGTCACACGTGTAGCGGAAATGGTGCAAAACCAGGAACACAACCGACGACTTGTCATAAATGTCATGGTTCTGGAACGATCAATGTGGAACGTCAAACGCCACTTGGTCGTGTGATGAGCCGCCAAACTTGTGATGTGTGTCGAGGCACTGGGAAAGAGATCAAAGAACCATGTCCAACTTGTCATGGCTCTGGTCATGAGAAGAAAGCACATACGGTCAAAGTGAATGTACCAGCCGGTGTGGAAGAAGGACAACAAATGCGCTTAGCAGGACAAGGTGAAGCAGGCGAAAATGGAGGCCCATTCGGAGATCTATATGTGGTCTTCCGAGTAGAAGAAAGTGATATCTTCGATCGCGATGGCTCAGAGATCTATTATGAGTTACCATTAAGCTTCGTGCAAGCGGCATTAGGCGATGAAGTACAAGTGCCAACTGTTCATGGGGATGTCAAATTGAAAATCCCTGCTGGTACGCAAACGGGAACGAACTTCCGTTTACGTGGCAAAGGAGCGCCGCGTTTACGTGGTGGTTCTACAGGGGACCAACATGTACGTGTGAAATTGATCACACCTAAAAACCTCAATGAGGAACAGCGTGAAGCTTTACGTGCGTTTGCTAAAGCAGGCGGCATGCATGTTCAAGAGCAACAAGAAGATGGTTTTTTTGATAAAGTAAAAGATGCGTTTGGCGGAAAAAAACGTAAATAA
- a CDS encoding PTS lactose/cellobiose transporter subunit IIA, protein MNKEELQMLGFEIVAYSGDARSTLLTLLREVRQGKFDRVEEALKDADENLTLAHNSQTKILAEEASGKDMDMGFIFIHGQDHLMTTLLLRDLIQDFIELYKNK, encoded by the coding sequence ATGAATAAAGAAGAATTGCAAATGTTAGGTTTTGAGATCGTGGCTTATTCAGGGGATGCACGTAGTACGTTACTCACATTATTAAGAGAAGTACGTCAAGGGAAATTTGATCGTGTGGAAGAAGCCTTGAAGGATGCAGATGAGAATTTGACATTAGCCCATAATTCACAAACGAAGATCTTAGCAGAAGAAGCTTCAGGAAAAGATATGGATATGGGATTTATTTTTATCCATGGACAAGATCACTTGATGACTACTTTATTGCTAAGAGATTTGATCCAAGATTTTATTGAGTTATATAAAAACAAATAA
- the dnaK gene encoding molecular chaperone DnaK: MSKIIGIDLGTTNSAVAVLEGNEAKIIANPEGNRTTPSVVSFKNGEIQVGEVAKRQAVTNPNTISSIKRHIGEAGYKVDVEGKSYTPQEISAMILQYIKGFAEDYLGEKVEKAVITVPAYFNDAQRQATKDAGKIAGLEVERIVNEPTAAALAYGLDKTDRDEKILVFDLGGGTFDVSILELGDGVFDVLSTAGDNHLGGDDFDNKIIDYMVAEFKKENGIDLGQDKMALQRLKDAAEKAKKDLSGVSSTQISLPFITAGDAGPLHLEMTLTRAKFDELTADLVERTKVPVRQALKDAGLSQSEIDEVILVGGSTRIPAVVEAVRKETGKEPNKSVNPDEVVAMGAAIQGGVITGDVKDVVLLDVTPLSLGIETMGGVFTKLIDRNTTIPTSKSQVFSTAADNQPAVDIHVLQGERPMAADNKTLGRFQLTDIPAAPRGIPQIEVTFDIDKNGIVNVSAKDLGTQKEQKITIKSSSGLTDEEIERMVKDAESNAEADKARKEEVDLRNDVDALLFSVDKTLKELEGKVDEEEVKKAEAARDELKAAVEANNIEEMKTKRDALNEIVQNLTVKLYEQAAQQQAQENPEAAQGGADDVVDADFEEVDDDKK, from the coding sequence ATGAGTAAAATTATCGGAATTGACTTAGGTACTACAAACTCAGCAGTAGCTGTATTAGAAGGAAATGAAGCAAAAATCATTGCAAACCCAGAAGGAAACCGTACAACACCTTCTGTTGTGTCATTTAAAAATGGTGAGATCCAAGTAGGGGAAGTAGCAAAACGTCAAGCAGTAACAAACCCTAATACGATTTCTTCCATCAAACGCCATATTGGTGAAGCTGGTTATAAAGTGGATGTTGAAGGTAAATCATATACACCACAAGAAATCTCTGCAATGATCTTACAATACATCAAAGGATTCGCAGAAGATTATTTAGGCGAAAAAGTAGAAAAAGCAGTTATCACTGTTCCTGCATACTTCAACGACGCACAACGTCAAGCAACTAAAGATGCTGGTAAAATTGCAGGTTTAGAAGTAGAGCGTATCGTCAATGAACCGACTGCGGCAGCGCTAGCTTATGGTTTAGACAAAACAGATCGCGATGAAAAAATCTTAGTATTTGACCTTGGTGGTGGTACATTCGACGTATCGATCCTTGAATTAGGCGATGGCGTATTCGACGTATTATCTACTGCTGGAGACAACCATTTAGGTGGAGATGACTTTGATAACAAAATCATTGATTATATGGTTGCTGAATTCAAAAAAGAAAATGGCATTGACTTAGGTCAAGATAAAATGGCTTTACAACGTTTGAAAGACGCTGCTGAAAAAGCGAAAAAAGATCTTTCAGGTGTTTCAAGCACTCAAATCAGCTTGCCATTTATCACAGCTGGCGATGCTGGTCCATTGCACTTAGAAATGACATTGACTCGTGCAAAATTTGATGAATTGACAGCTGACTTAGTGGAACGTACGAAAGTTCCTGTACGTCAAGCATTGAAAGATGCTGGTTTGTCACAATCAGAAATCGATGAAGTGATTTTAGTCGGTGGTTCAACGCGTATTCCTGCGGTTGTTGAAGCTGTAAGAAAAGAAACAGGAAAAGAACCAAACAAATCAGTAAACCCAGATGAAGTTGTAGCGATGGGTGCGGCAATCCAAGGTGGCGTGATCACTGGTGATGTAAAAGACGTTGTTTTACTAGACGTAACACCATTATCATTAGGTATCGAAACGATGGGTGGCGTATTTACAAAATTGATCGATCGTAATACAACAATCCCAACAAGTAAATCACAAGTATTCTCAACAGCTGCGGATAACCAACCTGCGGTAGATATCCATGTATTACAAGGGGAACGCCCAATGGCTGCGGACAATAAAACATTAGGTCGCTTCCAATTGACAGATATTCCAGCTGCACCACGCGGTATCCCTCAAATCGAAGTAACATTCGATATTGATAAAAATGGTATCGTAAATGTATCTGCTAAAGATCTAGGTACACAAAAAGAACAAAAAATCACGATCAAATCTTCTTCAGGTCTAACAGACGAAGAAATCGAACGCATGGTGAAAGATGCTGAATCTAATGCAGAAGCAGATAAAGCACGTAAAGAAGAAGTGGATCTACGTAACGATGTCGATGCATTGCTATTCTCAGTTGATAAAACCTTGAAAGAATTAGAAGGTAAAGTTGACGAAGAAGAAGTGAAAAAAGCTGAGGCAGCTCGTGACGAGTTGAAAGCTGCAGTAGAAGCAAATAACATCGAAGAAATGAAAACAAAACGTGATGCGTTGAACGAAATCGTGCAAAACTTGACAGTTAAATTATATGAACAAGCGGCACAACAACAAGCTCAAGAAAATCCTGAAGCTGCCCAAGGCGGAGCGGATGATGTCGTAGATGCTGATTTTGAAGAAGTCGATGACGACAAAAAATAA